The proteins below are encoded in one region of candidate division WOR-3 bacterium:
- the gcvPB gene encoding aminomethyl-transferring glycine dehydrogenase subunit GcvPB, with the protein MREPVLFDIGQAKPENYTPVPAGKETKIPEKYRRKATLDLPSPGEQAVVRHFVNLSNLNYHVDKNLYPLGSCTMKYNPKINEDVASWPQFASLHPYAPRKCAGGAIRVIGETQDFLAKLTGFDSVTLQPVAGAQSELTGIFIVRAYFADKGKQRKKIMVPDTAHGTNPATAALAGYEVVTVKSSSEGILSPEDVAEKFDDDTAAVMITNPNTLGLYEKNLAKICKIVHEKGGLVYMDGANLNALLGIVKPAKLGVDILHFNLHKTFSSPHGGGGPGGGGIAVTKELDAFLPVPRVEKKGEEWSFNNEAGKSIGPVHSFYGNFGVILRAYCYLLRMGIDGLREVSEAAIINANYVRVALKDNYKLPYDKTCMHEAVFSGEWQKKHGVKTLDIAKAILDRGFHAPTIYFPLIVSEAIMIEPTETESKKTLDHFIEMMTEIDGISRENPGTIIESPVNTPVGRLDETKAAKELKVRHQK; encoded by the coding sequence ATGAGAGAGCCGGTACTTTTTGACATAGGACAAGCAAAACCGGAAAACTACACGCCGGTTCCCGCCGGCAAAGAAACTAAAATTCCTGAAAAATACAGACGCAAAGCCACTCTTGACCTACCGTCCCCCGGAGAGCAGGCAGTGGTAAGACATTTTGTCAATTTGTCGAATTTGAACTATCACGTCGACAAAAACCTTTACCCTCTCGGATCGTGCACCATGAAATACAATCCAAAGATAAACGAAGACGTCGCCTCCTGGCCTCAATTCGCTTCGCTTCACCCCTATGCGCCCCGGAAATGCGCCGGAGGCGCAATCAGAGTGATTGGAGAAACGCAGGATTTTCTCGCGAAACTTACGGGATTCGATTCAGTCACTCTTCAGCCGGTCGCAGGCGCTCAGAGTGAACTTACGGGTATTTTTATCGTACGTGCGTATTTTGCAGACAAAGGAAAGCAGAGAAAGAAGATTATGGTGCCCGATACGGCGCACGGAACCAATCCTGCGACAGCTGCTCTGGCTGGATATGAAGTTGTCACGGTGAAGTCGTCAAGTGAAGGTATATTGTCCCCGGAGGACGTCGCAGAAAAATTCGACGATGATACGGCCGCCGTGATGATAACGAACCCGAACACGCTTGGCCTGTACGAAAAGAACCTCGCCAAAATTTGCAAAATAGTCCACGAAAAAGGCGGGCTCGTCTACATGGATGGCGCAAACCTCAACGCTTTGCTCGGGATAGTAAAACCCGCGAAACTCGGAGTCGACATTCTTCACTTCAACCTCCACAAGACTTTTTCTTCGCCTCATGGAGGCGGCGGACCCGGCGGCGGAGGCATAGCTGTAACAAAAGAACTCGACGCCTTTCTGCCTGTTCCGCGCGTCGAAAAGAAAGGCGAAGAGTGGTCGTTCAATAATGAAGCCGGAAAATCAATCGGTCCCGTTCATTCGTTCTACGGCAATTTCGGCGTCATTCTGAGAGCTTACTGCTATCTTCTGAGGATGGGGATCGACGGACTGAGAGAAGTTTCGGAGGCGGCGATAATAAACGCGAACTATGTCAGGGTGGCTCTTAAAGACAATTACAAACTGCCGTACGATAAGACATGCATGCATGAAGCCGTATTTTCAGGGGAATGGCAGAAAAAACACGGAGTAAAAACTTTAGACATAGCCAAGGCGATTCTCGACAGGGGTTTCCACGCGCCGACGATTTATTTTCCCCTCATAGTCAGCGAGGCGATAATGATAGAGCCGACAGAGACCGAGTCAAAAAAAACGCTGGATCATTTTATTGAAATGATGACTGAGATAGACGGAATTTCCCGCGAGAATCCCGGGACAATAATAGAGAGTCCCGTCAATACGCCTGTCGGAAGACTCGACGAGACAAAAGCGGCGAAAGAATTGAAAGTGAGACATCAAAAATAA
- the uvrB gene encoding excinuclease ABC subunit UvrB produces the protein MKFNLTAEMKPTGGQPKAIEEITNLFDSGRKEAVLLGVTGSGKTFVLANVIKNIQRPVLVISHNKTLAAQIYAELSCFFPDNAVEYFISYYDYYQPEAYLPQTDTYIAKDASVNEAIDRLRLKATASVVSRRDVIVVASVSCIYNIGSPEVFKAGTLVLKKGEKLTPQKFARKLIDIHYSRNEIETGPGTFRIKGDVMDVYPAYETKQFLRFEFFGDGIDKINVISYPDFRTAGETDEAVIFPAKQYLIEKDSIPKAIESIRIELAERKEYFKKSGRDLEAQRLEQRTLSDIEMIENFGYCQGIENYSRHLSGRPLGSKPWCLIDYFPDDFLVVIDESHATIPQIRAMEHGDRSRKETLIEFGFRLPSALDNRPLKFEEFRQLAQTTLYMSATPALYERERAGPKNTIELIARPTGIVDPVIEICPTKGQIDVILEKAKETVGRGERVIITTLTKKSAEEFADFLKGEDMRVAYLHSEIKSLDRVEILRSLRLGDFDVIVGVNLLREGLDLPEVGLVMILDADREGFLRSETSLVQTAGRAARNLCGKVILFADEITDSMARALAETKRRRKIQEGFNREHKIIPKSIVKTREEILAATSIAEVREKKPAGGYPEEPTEGMSRIDLIEKIEGLVKEMKKAAEELEFERAAVLRDRVKKLKEIIAGRS, from the coding sequence ATGAAATTCAATTTGACAGCAGAAATGAAACCGACCGGAGGCCAGCCGAAAGCGATAGAAGAAATCACAAATCTTTTTGACAGCGGCAGGAAAGAAGCAGTTCTGCTCGGCGTGACAGGATCCGGCAAAACGTTCGTCCTCGCAAACGTCATAAAAAATATTCAAAGACCTGTCCTCGTTATATCACACAACAAGACACTCGCCGCTCAGATATACGCAGAACTCTCGTGCTTTTTTCCCGACAACGCCGTGGAGTATTTCATAAGCTACTACGATTATTATCAGCCCGAAGCCTATCTTCCCCAGACCGACACATACATAGCCAAAGACGCCAGCGTAAACGAGGCGATAGACCGTTTGCGCCTCAAAGCCACGGCTTCCGTTGTGTCGAGAAGGGACGTGATTGTTGTGGCTTCGGTTTCCTGCATCTACAACATCGGCTCCCCTGAAGTATTCAAAGCGGGGACACTGGTCCTCAAAAAAGGAGAAAAACTGACTCCGCAGAAATTCGCGAGGAAGCTGATAGACATTCATTACTCGAGAAACGAAATTGAAACAGGACCGGGTACGTTCAGAATAAAAGGCGACGTCATGGACGTCTATCCCGCTTATGAAACAAAACAGTTCCTGAGATTTGAATTCTTCGGCGACGGCATAGACAAAATAAACGTCATTTCGTATCCGGATTTCAGGACGGCGGGTGAGACCGATGAAGCGGTGATTTTCCCCGCAAAACAGTATCTTATAGAAAAAGACAGCATACCGAAAGCCATCGAAAGTATAAGGATTGAGCTGGCCGAGAGGAAGGAATATTTCAAGAAATCAGGAAGAGACCTTGAAGCGCAAAGACTCGAGCAGAGGACTTTATCGGACATCGAGATGATAGAGAACTTCGGATACTGCCAGGGTATAGAAAACTATTCGAGGCATCTGTCCGGAAGACCTCTCGGATCCAAACCCTGGTGTCTGATAGATTACTTTCCCGATGATTTTTTGGTAGTAATTGACGAATCGCACGCGACCATTCCCCAGATAAGGGCAATGGAGCATGGAGACAGGTCGAGAAAAGAAACTCTAATCGAATTCGGTTTTCGCCTGCCTTCTGCTCTCGACAACAGGCCTTTGAAGTTCGAAGAATTCAGACAGCTTGCTCAGACGACTCTCTACATGTCGGCCACGCCCGCGCTTTATGAGAGAGAAAGAGCCGGGCCGAAAAACACGATCGAACTGATTGCGCGGCCGACGGGTATCGTCGATCCCGTTATCGAAATATGTCCAACAAAGGGACAGATAGACGTTATACTCGAAAAAGCCAAGGAAACAGTCGGCAGAGGTGAAAGAGTAATAATAACGACGCTGACAAAAAAATCCGCGGAAGAATTCGCCGATTTTCTTAAGGGGGAAGACATGAGAGTGGCTTATCTTCATTCGGAGATAAAATCACTCGACAGGGTTGAGATACTGAGGTCGCTCAGGCTCGGGGATTTCGACGTCATTGTCGGCGTCAACCTCCTTAGAGAAGGTCTCGATCTCCCCGAGGTCGGTCTTGTCATGATACTCGACGCCGACAGGGAAGGTTTTCTCAGGAGCGAAACTTCCCTGGTTCAGACCGCGGGAAGAGCCGCGAGAAATCTTTGCGGCAAGGTAATTCTTTTCGCCGACGAGATAACGGATTCCATGGCGAGAGCACTTGCAGAAACAAAAAGGAGAAGAAAGATACAGGAAGGTTTCAACAGGGAGCACAAGATAATCCCGAAATCCATAGTCAAGACGCGTGAAGAAATACTGGCGGCGACGTCCATTGCCGAGGTCAGAGAGAAAAAACCTGCGGGCGGCTATCCCGAAGAGCCGACCGAAGGCATGAGCAGGATAGATCTAATAGAAAAGATAGAAGGGCTCGTAAAAGAGATGAAAAAAGCGGCGGAAGAATTGGAGTTCGAAAGGGCGGCTGTTTTGAGGGACAGAGTAAAAAAACTCAAGGAAATAATCGCCGGTCGTAGTTAG
- a CDS encoding Ig-like domain-containing protein, translated as MKMKKFLLVLSAVIAFHSCGRRALPTSPDRWAPKIAGVTAVDRNHVDCVFSEKMSRESFVSASQFRITDAVTGETIPVIAAVLGSDDIVAHLTTHETDTVEYILTCESIADASGNYIRPVEKTFIGSSALDTTPPVLVSVEPGLYDLNGSLDSAVVALFSEPVDASSPENHLYIAGNSELGFLSEFSTDYTQFKITFPPEADTFESRKRLYSVMLAGFSDIAGNEMAGFGNFRVVRGIKGLARNITLYFPDSSFEGFFAVTGDSFELIDFVPASGGRYSVPFLEQGNYRAIAFSADYDSLKTEGSALFTADSSLPETFVELNEEDIPMLTYDVKEFILRIVK; from the coding sequence ATGAAAATGAAAAAGTTCTTGCTTGTCCTGTCGGCCGTAATCGCTTTTCACTCTTGCGGAAGGAGAGCTCTTCCTACAAGCCCTGACAGGTGGGCTCCGAAAATAGCCGGAGTAACAGCTGTAGACAGGAACCATGTTGACTGTGTTTTTTCGGAAAAAATGTCAAGAGAATCCTTTGTCTCTGCGTCACAGTTCAGGATAACCGATGCAGTGACCGGAGAGACAATTCCCGTTATAGCGGCCGTTCTCGGATCTGACGACATTGTAGCGCATCTGACGACGCATGAAACTGACACCGTCGAATACATTTTGACCTGTGAAAGCATTGCCGATGCTTCCGGCAATTACATAAGACCCGTTGAAAAGACATTTATCGGCTCGTCGGCTCTCGACACGACTCCTCCCGTACTCGTCTCTGTCGAACCGGGGCTCTACGATCTGAACGGATCGCTGGATTCTGCAGTAGTGGCTTTATTTTCAGAACCTGTAGACGCTTCTTCGCCCGAAAATCATCTGTATATAGCAGGGAACTCGGAATTGGGCTTTTTAAGCGAATTCAGCACGGATTACACACAATTTAAAATCACTTTTCCACCCGAGGCGGACACTTTTGAGAGCAGGAAGAGATTGTATTCTGTCATGCTTGCGGGATTTTCCGACATCGCCGGAAACGAAATGGCCGGTTTCGGGAATTTCAGGGTCGTCCGCGGTATAAAAGGTCTTGCGAGAAACATTACTTTATATTTCCCGGATTCATCTTTTGAAGGTTTTTTTGCCGTAACAGGAGATTCTTTTGAATTGATAGACTTTGTCCCGGCAAGCGGAGGAAGGTACAGCGTTCCGTTTCTCGAACAGGGGAATTACAGGGCGATCGCCTTTTCCGCAGATTACGACAGCTTAAAGACGGAGGGATCCGCTCTTTTTACAGCCGATTCGTCACTGCCGGAAACTTTCGTCGAGCTTAACGAAGAAGACATTCCCATGTTAACCTACGATGTGAAAGAATTCATTTTAAGAATAGTGAAATGA
- a CDS encoding site-2 protease family protein: MNDPAVLVMQLIVLLFSAVVHEVFHGLAALWRGDPTAKQSGRLTLNPLPHIDPFMSILLPLFLVFTRSPFIFAAAKPVPVNPINLKNPEKDLPLVAAAGPASNIAMAVVAGIFFRALFFAVSRFQFPVEQYANIFRISFQLLQIFVLINIMLAFVNLLPIPPLDGSKILAFLLKGRTREKYLSINGFAGIFLLMIVFIVLRRPFFVAVEFVSKVILGI; encoded by the coding sequence ATGAATGATCCCGCCGTGCTGGTGATGCAGTTGATTGTTCTTCTTTTTTCAGCCGTAGTGCATGAAGTGTTTCACGGACTCGCCGCTCTCTGGAGGGGAGACCCGACGGCAAAACAGTCCGGCAGGCTGACTCTCAACCCTTTGCCTCACATAGACCCTTTCATGAGCATACTGCTTCCTCTTTTTCTCGTGTTCACGAGGTCGCCTTTCATTTTCGCCGCGGCAAAACCGGTTCCTGTGAATCCGATCAACCTGAAAAACCCCGAAAAGGACCTGCCTCTGGTCGCCGCCGCGGGTCCGGCTTCAAATATCGCCATGGCTGTAGTAGCCGGTATATTTTTCAGAGCTCTTTTTTTTGCCGTATCACGATTTCAGTTCCCCGTGGAACAATACGCTAATATTTTCAGGATTTCGTTTCAGCTACTTCAGATTTTCGTACTTATAAATATTATGCTAGCGTTCGTCAACCTTTTGCCTATTCCACCTCTGGACGGTTCTAAAATTTTAGCTTTCTTGCTTAAAGGCAGAACGCGGGAAAAATATCTGTCCATAAACGGATTCGCGGGGATATTTTTACTGATGATTGTTTTTATTGTTTTGAGAAGACCGTTTTTTGTCGCTGTCGAATTTGTTTCGAAGGTTATTCTCGGTATATGA
- a CDS encoding HD domain-containing protein, which produces MDIKSAKTSGKLDQVFFYAVLRKLKYRQGEGQNPWKSLQAVLGDGTGEINAAPVYGNDPLYSLLEKIPEGSHIRIEGSLNEYQGDMQVRIMTVRAAQSSDDDYDPVKLIKATSLNIEEMFNYAVERAETISAKDIRELTLKLVQDYADELKSSPASVEIHHPYLGGLLEHLWRMLKIHEGMEELYTFTDRDVVVAGIILHDIGKISEYSLKRGGTPAVTDSGELFGHIYMGAAMIQNEALNNQTAELSVQMKNLLHVVLSHHGKREYGSPQPPKTAEAWLVHLIDYLESRMQIISEEIEKIKPGKWSQQKIWPLENVRLANLGRKDE; this is translated from the coding sequence TTGGACATAAAAAGCGCAAAAACCTCGGGTAAACTTGATCAGGTTTTTTTCTATGCTGTACTCAGGAAACTCAAATACAGACAGGGCGAGGGGCAGAATCCCTGGAAGTCGCTTCAGGCGGTATTGGGCGACGGCACGGGAGAGATAAACGCCGCACCGGTATACGGAAATGACCCGCTTTACTCCTTATTGGAAAAAATCCCGGAAGGCAGCCACATCAGGATAGAAGGATCTCTGAACGAGTATCAGGGAGATATGCAGGTGAGAATAATGACTGTCAGGGCGGCTCAATCGTCCGACGACGATTACGATCCGGTTAAACTTATAAAAGCAACTTCGTTGAACATAGAGGAAATGTTCAATTACGCTGTCGAAAGAGCAGAAACGATTTCGGCCAAAGACATCAGGGAATTGACGTTAAAGCTTGTTCAGGACTACGCTGACGAACTTAAATCTTCACCGGCTTCGGTGGAAATACACCATCCTTATCTTGGAGGCCTGCTCGAACATCTTTGGAGGATGCTCAAGATTCATGAGGGAATGGAAGAACTGTACACTTTCACTGACAGGGACGTTGTAGTGGCCGGTATAATCCTTCACGACATCGGAAAAATAAGCGAATATTCCCTCAAAAGAGGGGGAACTCCGGCCGTGACCGATTCGGGAGAACTTTTCGGCCACATATACATGGGCGCCGCGATGATACAAAATGAAGCGCTGAACAACCAAACGGCAGAACTGTCAGTGCAAATGAAAAATCTTCTGCACGTTGTGCTGTCTCATCACGGAAAAAGGGAATACGGTTCGCCTCAGCCTCCAAAAACTGCGGAAGCCTGGCTTGTCCATCTTATTGATTATCTCGAGTCGAGAATGCAGATAATCAGCGAAGAAATCGAAAAGATAAAACCGGGCAAATGGAGCCAGCAGAAAATATGGCCTCTCGAAAATGTCAGGCTCGCCAACCTCGGGAGAAAAGATGAATGA
- the infB gene encoding translation initiation factor IF-2: protein MANKRIYQAAKEFGLTSIALVNLLQGLGYEVKNHMSAMLPEMEEAVKKRFDQERESARLEEEKKKKMSESDTGAEKKKDGKKSKRRKKFVDKVVVDSKLTQTLHQIRSGDKRRKKKIDVKSAPEQVEEDKKVLKVSEFMSVTELAKRLDTEPNNIISICLSLGLVVSVNQRLDNDVISAVADEFGYEVELLPEWGEDILEKETDEEEKPAVLNKRAPIVSVMGHVDHGKTSLLDYIRRSRVAEQEVGSITQHISAYEVEHNKEKITFLDTPGHELFTAMRARGAQLTDICVLVVAVNDGVKPQTVEAIDHVKAAGIPIIVAANKIDLGRGNIEKVKQQLLEHKIMVEDYGGKVQFVPISAKSGEGINELLDAIIIEAEMLDLKTSFDTKAKGTVIEASVEKGRGMIADILITEGVAKTGDPFIAGSSSGRIRAMFNEFDEKINDVSPSKPVKIMGFDKLPDVGDTFQVVQEERKAREIARKRILVEKIQQSRMKTFTAEALKIALENGEQNKLNLILKCDVGGSLEALADGLARLPQNEISLTIVHKAVGPVNENDVLLAQSSGSIIIAYNVPVRTEAARLATARNIVIKSYNIIFEAIESIRKAMSGLLEPEYEERVIGKAEIRNVFVISKSGVICGSYVFDGEIKRGTSARLKRKGEVIHQGRINSLKRFKDDVRKVETNFECGIGIEDLGEAQEGDIIECYDKFLLTREL, encoded by the coding sequence ATGGCGAATAAGAGAATTTATCAGGCCGCCAAAGAATTCGGATTGACTTCGATAGCTTTGGTCAATCTTCTGCAGGGCTTGGGTTACGAAGTCAAGAATCACATGAGCGCGATGCTTCCGGAAATGGAAGAAGCGGTCAAGAAGAGATTTGATCAGGAAAGGGAATCGGCGAGGCTCGAAGAAGAGAAAAAGAAAAAAATGAGTGAATCCGACACCGGAGCTGAAAAGAAAAAAGATGGAAAAAAGTCAAAAAGACGCAAGAAATTTGTTGATAAAGTCGTAGTGGACTCAAAACTGACACAAACCCTTCACCAGATACGCAGCGGGGACAAGAGAAGAAAAAAGAAAATTGACGTCAAGTCAGCCCCGGAGCAGGTCGAAGAAGACAAAAAAGTTTTAAAGGTCAGCGAGTTCATGTCAGTCACTGAACTGGCCAAAAGACTCGACACTGAACCGAACAACATAATATCCATCTGTCTTTCTCTGGGACTTGTCGTGTCTGTGAATCAGAGACTGGACAATGATGTTATTTCGGCTGTGGCGGACGAATTCGGCTACGAAGTGGAGCTTCTTCCGGAATGGGGAGAGGACATCCTCGAAAAGGAGACCGACGAAGAGGAAAAACCAGCCGTTCTTAACAAAAGGGCGCCAATCGTTTCAGTGATGGGACATGTCGACCACGGGAAAACGTCCCTTTTGGACTACATACGAAGAAGCAGGGTCGCCGAACAGGAAGTAGGCTCGATAACTCAGCACATCAGCGCTTACGAAGTGGAGCACAACAAAGAAAAAATCACTTTTCTCGACACGCCCGGCCACGAACTTTTTACTGCTATGAGAGCCCGCGGCGCCCAGCTTACGGATATTTGCGTTCTTGTCGTCGCGGTCAATGACGGCGTCAAGCCCCAAACAGTGGAAGCCATAGATCATGTCAAAGCGGCCGGTATTCCGATTATAGTCGCAGCGAACAAGATAGATCTCGGAAGGGGAAACATAGAAAAAGTAAAACAGCAGCTTCTGGAACACAAGATAATGGTTGAAGATTACGGAGGAAAAGTGCAGTTTGTCCCCATTTCGGCCAAATCAGGTGAAGGCATCAACGAACTTCTCGACGCCATCATCATCGAAGCCGAAATGCTCGATCTGAAAACTTCTTTTGACACCAAGGCAAAAGGAACTGTCATAGAGGCTTCGGTTGAAAAAGGAAGAGGCATGATAGCAGACATACTGATAACCGAGGGTGTCGCAAAGACAGGAGATCCATTCATAGCCGGCAGTTCTTCCGGAAGAATAAGAGCCATGTTCAACGAATTCGACGAAAAAATTAACGATGTATCGCCTTCAAAACCTGTGAAGATAATGGGTTTCGATAAACTTCCCGACGTCGGAGACACTTTTCAGGTTGTTCAGGAGGAAAGAAAAGCAAGAGAAATAGCAAGAAAGAGAATTTTGGTCGAAAAAATACAGCAGAGCAGGATGAAAACTTTCACGGCTGAAGCCTTGAAGATAGCTCTCGAAAACGGAGAACAGAACAAGCTCAATCTGATACTCAAATGCGACGTGGGAGGCTCCCTTGAAGCTCTCGCCGACGGTCTCGCGAGACTGCCTCAGAACGAAATAAGCCTCACAATCGTCCACAAAGCAGTGGGACCCGTAAACGAAAATGACGTACTGCTCGCACAGTCTTCCGGTTCGATAATAATAGCATACAATGTCCCTGTGAGAACTGAAGCTGCGAGGCTTGCGACGGCGAGAAACATTGTCATAAAATCCTACAACATAATTTTCGAAGCTATCGAATCCATCAGAAAAGCTATGAGCGGTCTTCTGGAGCCTGAATACGAAGAAAGAGTGATAGGAAAAGCTGAAATAAGAAACGTCTTCGTTATATCAAAATCCGGAGTGATTTGCGGAAGCTATGTGTTCGACGGCGAAATAAAAAGAGGCACTTCGGCGAGACTTAAGAGAAAAGGAGAAGTGATCCATCAGGGCAGAATAAATTCGCTGAAAAGGTTCAAAGACGACGTCAGAAAGGTCGAGACGAACTTCGAATGCGGCATTGGGATTGAAGATCTCGGAGAGGCGCAGGAAGGCGACATAATAGAATGTTACGATAAATTTCTTCTGACAAGGGAATTGTGA
- the nusA gene encoding transcription termination factor NusA, which produces MINAGDEIIDTIKEISMDKDLDESVLQKALEDTLVSAFKKLHGRVDGIEVNINEKGGIEAFIELEVVENVEEPDLEISLAEAGEIVPTAVLGDKVKKALSLKELSKGNILNIRTLLGQKIKEAEKERVLSEFKVKIGEIVSGQVQQVGKNSIIVDLGKSEGMLSGKDQILKERWHQGQRIKALIMDIQEKQKSPYVVLSRTSNDFLIKLFINEVPEIYEGIIKIMSVARDPGERAKISVSSKDERIDPVGACVGMKGSRVQSIVKELSGEKIDIVLWSSEPEVFISRALAPATIEKIKLDEQEKKAFVVVADDQYLLAIGKNGQNARLASKLTGWKIDISNITSVKETRRSDFLKKTTPDKLTTLTKKVIKALSKNYEDLLALNTATDEEILELKGVEEKDIPAIRKAIDEISEISEM; this is translated from the coding sequence GTGATCAATGCCGGGGACGAAATAATTGACACTATAAAAGAGATTTCAATGGACAAAGATCTGGATGAGTCCGTTCTGCAAAAAGCCCTCGAAGACACGCTCGTTTCAGCTTTCAAAAAGCTTCACGGCAGAGTTGACGGTATAGAAGTCAATATAAACGAAAAAGGCGGAATTGAAGCTTTCATAGAACTTGAAGTAGTCGAGAATGTCGAAGAGCCCGACCTCGAGATTTCCCTTGCTGAAGCCGGGGAAATTGTGCCGACTGCCGTTTTGGGTGACAAAGTCAAAAAAGCCCTCAGCCTCAAAGAACTTAGCAAGGGGAACATTCTGAATATCAGGACCCTGCTCGGTCAAAAAATCAAGGAAGCCGAGAAAGAAAGAGTTTTGAGTGAGTTCAAGGTAAAGATAGGGGAAATAGTCAGCGGTCAGGTTCAGCAGGTCGGAAAGAATTCGATTATTGTCGACCTCGGAAAATCCGAAGGGATGCTGTCGGGAAAAGATCAGATACTCAAAGAAAGATGGCATCAGGGCCAGAGAATAAAAGCACTCATCATGGACATCCAGGAAAAACAAAAAAGCCCGTACGTCGTTCTTTCCAGGACAAGCAACGATTTTCTTATCAAACTTTTCATAAACGAAGTTCCGGAAATATACGAAGGTATAATCAAGATAATGTCGGTCGCCAGAGATCCTGGCGAAAGAGCCAAAATCTCGGTGTCTTCGAAAGATGAAAGGATAGATCCCGTAGGTGCGTGCGTCGGGATGAAAGGATCGAGAGTCCAATCAATAGTCAAGGAACTGAGCGGAGAAAAAATCGACATAGTATTGTGGTCTTCCGAACCGGAAGTTTTCATAAGCAGAGCACTTGCTCCGGCAACAATAGAAAAGATTAAACTTGACGAACAGGAGAAAAAAGCTTTCGTCGTCGTGGCGGACGATCAGTATCTTCTCGCGATAGGGAAAAACGGGCAGAACGCAAGACTGGCGAGCAAGCTCACCGGATGGAAAATAGACATTTCAAACATTACTTCGGTTAAAGAGACGAGAAGAAGCGATTTTTTGAAAAAAACCACTCCCGACAAACTGACGACACTTACAAAAAAAGTGATTAAAGCCCTGTCAAAAAATTACGAGGACCTGCTCGCGCTCAACACCGCAACGGACGAAGAAATACTGGAACTCAAGGGTGTAGAGGAAAAAGACATCCCCGCAATACGAAAGGCTATCGACGAAATAAGCGAAATATCGGAGATGTAA
- a CDS encoding DUF4878 domain-containing protein, with protein MTRKIAISVVLGLALIAAFGCFKKSSGPSDVVNQFAAAMKAGEYEKAVGFMSEKSINKASEAFDMIFSIAESDPDMKAEFEKELGVSLDEFKAMNPSQRLAKILSMSPDENPFKDIEYTVLSETIDGEKATVKVKTGDEEDEITLIKENGAWKIDMEM; from the coding sequence ATGACGAGAAAGATAGCGATTAGCGTTGTATTAGGTTTGGCTCTGATAGCTGCTTTCGGTTGCTTCAAAAAGAGCTCGGGACCTTCAGATGTAGTCAATCAATTCGCCGCCGCAATGAAAGCCGGAGAATATGAAAAAGCCGTCGGTTTCATGTCTGAAAAATCAATCAACAAAGCTTCCGAAGCTTTTGACATGATCTTTTCCATAGCCGAATCAGATCCCGACATGAAAGCCGAATTCGAAAAAGAACTCGGCGTTTCTTTGGACGAATTCAAAGCCATGAATCCCAGCCAGAGACTTGCCAAAATCCTGTCCATGTCACCCGATGAAAATCCTTTCAAGGACATCGAATACACGGTTTTATCAGAGACTATAGACGGTGAAAAAGCCACTGTCAAAGTTAAAACAGGCGACGAAGAAGATGAGATAACGCTCATTAAAGAAAACGGCGCTTGGAAAATAGACATGGAGATGTAA
- a CDS encoding 2'-5' RNA ligase family protein, which yields MKTLDPGDSELGIIITGKAAETIDIWRADFDRFFGILPPHITISDIPFIDREGWFKKRDRIKEAVRIFEPFKVILGKTGSFSNGLKILWLEPHDAGVIDLMRKKLSLECPFYFNTSFDFKKHVTIGYFEDDDKFIRAKSYVDDGLSEIEFTVDRISYMIIENDGKFKELDFIKL from the coding sequence ATGAAAACTCTTGATCCGGGCGACAGCGAACTTGGCATTATAATAACCGGAAAAGCCGCCGAGACAATAGATATTTGGAGAGCCGATTTCGACCGCTTTTTCGGCATCCTGCCTCCGCACATAACCATATCGGACATTCCGTTTATCGATAGAGAAGGGTGGTTCAAAAAAAGAGACAGGATAAAAGAAGCCGTCCGGATTTTTGAACCGTTTAAGGTTATATTGGGCAAAACCGGATCTTTTTCAAACGGATTGAAAATACTTTGGCTCGAACCGCACGACGCGGGAGTCATTGACTTGATGAGAAAAAAGCTGAGTCTTGAATGCCCGTTTTATTTCAACACTTCTTTCGATTTTAAAAAGCACGTAACCATAGGGTATTTCGAAGATGATGATAAATTTATAAGAGCTAAAAGTTATGTTGACGACGGCTTGAGTGAGATTGAATTCACGGTTGACAGAATTTCATACATGATTATAGAAAATGACGGAAAATTCAAAGAGCTGGACTTTATAAAGCTCTGA